Sequence from the Corallococcus soli genome:
TCCTCTCCGCGCGTTCGCTCCAGTTGCGCGCATCGCGCTTCCACAGCGTCACCGCCAGGCCGGCCAGCGGGGCTCCCGCGGCGTTGCGCACGGTGACGGACACGCTGGCGCCCCGGTGCATCACCATCCGCACCTCCTGGGAGGGGATGGTGACCGCGAGCCGCCCGGGCAGGAAGTCGGAGTCGTAGACGTCGAGCCATCCGGGGCCTCCTGTCGGCGCATCCAGGGTGAAGCGTCCGGCATCGTCCGTGCGAGCCGCGGCGAGCTGGGCCCCCGCTGGAGGGTCCGTCAGGGGTCCCTGGCGAAGCCAGAGATCCTTGTGAGCGAGCGGCTGACCTTCTTCATCGACGAGGAGGCCTTGCACGGAGACCGCGCGCGGGAGCGTGAAGTCGAGCGGCCCCGTGTCCCCGTTGACCAGGCTGAGGGTGGACGACTCCATGAGATGTCGGTCGGCCCGGGCCATCACATGGGTCCGCACGGCGAGCAGGGGGCCCAACTGGTAGTGCCCGCTTGCGTTGGTGACGGCCTGCTTGCGCTCGGAGAGGCCTTCTTCATCCATGACACGGGTCGCGCCGAGCAGCGCTCCCTCGATGGGCCTCCCCGCGTCGTCGCGCACGGTGCCGTGGAGGAGCACGCCGGGTTCGAGCGTGAGCACCAGGTCCTCCCGGGGACCGGTGTCGACGATGGCGAAGGCGTCCTGCGCCGCTGTTTGCGCGAAGAGCTTGTTCTCATGGGTCCCCGCCACCCTGAAGTCGAAGCGCCCCTGCGCGTCCGTGGTGGTGCGGTGGCGGGTCATGTCGTTCCAGGGCGACAGCATCCGGACGAGGACCCCGGGCGCGGGAGCACCTTGCGCGGACACCACCTGGCCCGCGTAGCGCGAAGGGCGCTGCAGGAGGAGCACCTGGGATTCAAGCGGGTAGGCTTCCTGGAGCATGCGCGGGCTCCTGCCGTCGGCCGTGGCGAGGAGCGCGTAGTGGGCCGAAGGAAGCGGTCCGATGTGGAAGCGGCCTCGCGCGTCGCTGATCGCGTCGAAGAAGCGCGTGTGTTCGTGGGAGAAGACGGTGATCCGGGCTCCCTCGATGGGCTCCCGGCTGCGCACGTCCTGCACGACGGAGCCCTCGAAGACGTGCCCATCCTCCAGAGCGAGCACCACGTCCTGCCGTCCTGTCATCACGTCGCGGACCTTCGCCGCGCCCGCTCCACCCAGGGCCCAGAGGGTGACGGCGCCCTCCGGGAGACCTTCGAGCACGAAGGTGCCATCCTCCGCGCTGGTCGCCTCCGCGAAGATGCGCGCGCTGCCTTCCCGGGCGCTCACCTGCTCCAACAGCTCTTCGTGCGCTTCGGCCCAGCAGTCCGTCAACCGGGGCGGGCGCGCGTCAGCCGCCAACGAGCCCGCGTAGGACGGAGGGCAGGAGCGCTCCGACAGCGTCTCCTCCGGCTCCACGCGCGACGCGGACACGCTCACGCCCGCGACGGGGCCCCGGGCATCCCGCACGAGCCCCTTGATGCGCAGGCTTCCGCCCGGCCGGGGCACGGTGCGCAGCCCGCCACTGGAGCCGCCCGACGTGACCGGGCCGGTGGCGGCGCCACGGGACGCCCGGTTGGGGCGCTGCCCCTGCTGGAGCAGGAAGAACGTCAGGAGCAGCAGCCCGACGCTGCCCGCGATGACGAGTGCCCACCGGCGATGGCCTTGACGCATGCGGGGCCAGGATAGCCGCTGTCCCGGCGCGCGGGCTCAACGGCTCAGGGGGCGGGCAGCGTCACCGTGGCCGTCTCCTGATGGGTGGCCAGGAGGGTGACGCCCTGGTTGCGGCCACTCGCGAGCAGGCTGACGGTGAGGACGACGGGCACCAGGGGCAGCCCGTCCAGTTCGACCGCGCCTTCCCCGTCGAGACTCCCAATGAAAGGAAGCGGGACGGGGGGCGCGTCTGGCGGGGGCGTGCCCTCGTAGCTGGCATCCACGATGACCTTCACTCCCGCGAGCGGCCCCGGGTGGGCTTCGTCGCGAACGATGACGCGTGCCTTGCGGCCCCGGATCATCACCAGGGTGCCCAGGTCCAGGTCCACGCCGGGCCTCATCACCACGTCCCGCCTGAGGTCGAGGAACCCCTTCGCGCGAAAGAGGACCTGCCGGGCGTCCTC
This genomic interval carries:
- a CDS encoding carboxypeptidase-like regulatory domain-containing protein, which gives rise to MRQGHRRWALVIAGSVGLLLLTFFLLQQGQRPNRASRGAATGPVTSGGSSGGLRTVPRPGGSLRIKGLVRDARGPVAGVSVSASRVEPEETLSERSCPPSYAGSLAADARPPRLTDCWAEAHEELLEQVSAREGSARIFAEATSAEDGTFVLEGLPEGAVTLWALGGAGAAKVRDVMTGRQDVVLALEDGHVFEGSVVQDVRSREPIEGARITVFSHEHTRFFDAISDARGRFHIGPLPSAHYALLATADGRSPRMLQEAYPLESQVLLLQRPSRYAGQVVSAQGAPAPGVLVRMLSPWNDMTRHRTTTDAQGRFDFRVAGTHENKLFAQTAAQDAFAIVDTGPREDLVLTLEPGVLLHGTVRDDAGRPIEGALLGATRVMDEEGLSERKQAVTNASGHYQLGPLLAVRTHVMARADRHLMESSTLSLVNGDTGPLDFTLPRAVSVQGLLVDEEGQPLAHKDLWLRQGPLTDPPAGAQLAAARTDDAGRFTLDAPTGGPGWLDVYDSDFLPGRLAVTIPSQEVRMVMHRGASVSVTVRNAAGAPLAGLAVTLWKRDARNWSERAERTDEQGRATLRGLKPGPYVVEAVNPTREVDQRASLPLDIVEGVNPEVALRMEEGRTLRGVVVDTRGQPLAGAAVRAQVPDGDTPHYRARNDDDDYIVDGVETNEPKGVLTDDKGRFTLRHLSGPRHELWVNLEDHRVEPSRCQGVTLSRKDTLRVGSHVEEVRLVLRRTPQVRGRVVAEGGAALPSFTVNGLYFRQPDGTFELAVKEPGAWRLRVEARDFAPLERTLTLDDTDVDLGLLTLTRGRTVRVLLRDAETGEPFNGRLRADSGSKVAVAVTYRIRSEGALEGPPYPDTHKVVPELDGTLLLKRLPATAFTVELEVPTFLPLRRSVGAQEETFTASLGRGARVSGHVRDAQGRPAHAKIIFWSPNGSRHELFPPPGDFSIRAVPPGLYTASAHPVEDSEPLFFPNRSVTVPPTGEVTLTFDAAGSSVTLALRTEGDFDTVLLLPGQVPMPTSAEAAERLEILQHPFKQWEGLSLTYRRVPAGHYTLFGMNRARDRIHREELDVPAEGSPSHDVRPVWSPLAP